From Schizosaccharomyces pombe strain 972h- genome assembly, chromosome: II, the proteins below share one genomic window:
- the psl1 gene encoding pho85 family cyclin → MSLAFTLLTSKDNTDEDEEHLELSSFNQEKLLEMISVFLSRLTRLNDSKQEATESDQIPLSPTSLKNPCLIFSAKNVPSISIQAYLTRILKYCPATNDVFLSVLIYLDRIVHHFHFTVFINSFNIHRFLIAGFTAASKFFSDVFYTNSRYAKVGGIPLHELNHLELSFFVFNDFNLFISLEDLQAYGDLLLSWYRQNGQNYNPTDVSCSIESPISHTPQQNQQDEQPRRPIMDRRLLSSHSIG, encoded by the coding sequence ATGTCCTTGGCGTTTACGCTTTTAACCTCAAAAGATAACAcagatgaagatgaagaacaCTTGGagctttcttcttttaatcaAGAAAAGCTCTTGGAAATGATATCTGTGTTTCTCTCGCGTCTAACGCGTTTGAACGATAGCAAGCAGGAAGCTACTGAATCAGATCAAATACCATTATCTCCAACAAGTTTAAAGAACCCTTGTTTGATATTTTCTGCAAAAAATGTGCCTTCCATATCTATTCAGGCTTATCTAACACGAATCTTAAAGTACTGTCCTGCAACTAACGATGTATTTTTAAGTGTTTTGATTTACCTTGACAGAATTgttcatcattttcatttcactGTCTTTATCAACAGCTTTAATATTCATCGTTTCTTAATCGCTGGGTTTACGGCCGCaagcaaatttttcagCGATGTCTTCTATACTAACAGTCGCTATGCAAAAGTTGGTGGTATTCCCTTGCACGAATTAAATCATCTGGagttatctttttttgtgtttAATGATTTCAATCTTTTTATATCTTTGGAGGACCTTCAAGCATACGGTGATCTTCTACTTTCATGGTATCGGCAAAATGGGCAGAATTACAACCCTACCGATGTTTCATGCTCTATTGAATCTCCCATTTCCCATACTCCGCAACAAAATCAACAAGATGAACAGCCACGTCGGCCCATAATGGATCGAAGGTTACTCTCTTCTCACTCAATTGGTTAA